One Brassica napus cultivar Da-Ae chromosome A5, Da-Ae, whole genome shotgun sequence DNA window includes the following coding sequences:
- the LOC106454843 gene encoding ras-related protein RABA5d: MSSDDEGGEEYLFKIVIIGDSAVGKSNLLSRYARNEFNAHSKATIGVEFQTQSMEIEGKEVRAQIWDTAGQERFRAVTSAYYRGAVGAFVVYDISRRTTFESVGRWLDELKTHSDTTVARMLVGNKCDLESMRAVSVEEGKALAETQGLFFMETSALDSTNVKTAFEMVIRDIYTNISRKQLNSDTYKTQLGSNNRVSLVKDDNKGSSQVFGFSCCSSS; this comes from the exons ATGTCGTCGGATGATGAAGGAGGAGAGGAGTATCTCTTCAAGATTGTGATAATCGGCGACTCGGCCGTCGGGAAATCGAACCTTCTGTCTCGCTACGCACGTAACGAGTTCAACGCCCATTCTAAAGCCACGATCGGCGTCGAGTTTCAGACGCAGAGCATGGAAATCGAAGGCAAGGAGGTCAGAGCTCAGATTTGGGATACTGCTGGTCAAGAACGCTTCCGTGCCGTTACCTCCGCTTATTACCGCGGCGCTGTCGGAGCATTCGTTGTTTACGACATCAGCCGTCGTACCACCTTTGAGAGTGTCGGACGTTGGCTCGATGAGCTCAAGA CACATTCGGATACAACGGTGGCGAGGATGCTGGTGGGAAACAAGTGCGACCTAGAAAGTATGAGAGCGGTGAGCGTGGAAGAAGGCAAGGCCCTGGCAGAAACTCAAGGATTATTCTTCATGGAAACATCAGCTCTCGATTCAACAAACGTTAAAACTGCTTTTGAGATGGTGATCCGAGACATCTACACCAATATTAGCCGGAAACAACTCAACTCCGACACATATAAAACTCAACTGGGTTCCAACAACCGAGTAAGTCTGGTGAAAGACGACAATAAGGGATCCAGTCAAGTGTTCGGTTTCTCTTGTTGTTCTTCCTCATGA
- the LOC106451345 gene encoding importin beta-like SAD2: MDLPSLALILRAAALSPNPDERKASEQQLNQLQHTPQHLVRLLQIAVDGNCDMAVRQIASIQFKNFIAKNWSPDDSGEQPMILQSDKELVRDNILVYVTQVPTLLRSQLGESLKTIIYADYPEQWPRLLDWVKYNLQNQQIYGALFVLRILSRKYEFKSDEERTPVSRIVEETFPLLLTIFNGLIQIENPSLEIAELMKLICKIFWSSIYLELPKQLFDINVFNAWMVLFLSVSERPVPVEGQPMDPELRKSWGWWKVKKWTVHILNRIYSRFGDPKLQTPENKPFAQMFQKNYAGRILEGHLNCLNTIRVGGYLPDRVTNLLLQYLSNSISKSSMYKLLLPRLDVLLFEIVFPLMCFNDSDQKLWEEDPHEYVRKGYNIIEDLYSPRTASMDFVNELVRKRGKDNLPKFVQFVVGIFRSYDEAPAQHKPYRQKDGAMLAVGALCDKLKQTDPYKSELEHMLVQHIFPEFSSPAGHLRAKAAWVAGQYAHINFSDQNNFRKALHSVVSGMRDPDLPVRVDSVFALRSFVEACNDLNEIRPILPQLLDEFFKLMNEVENEDLVFTLETIVDKFGEEMAPYAFGLCQNLAAAFWRCLNTSEASDDLDDVGALAAVGCLRAISTILESVSSLPQLFVEIEPTILPIMQKMLTADGQDVFEEVLEIASYITFYSPNISLGMWSLWPLMVEALVDWAIDFFPNILVPMDNFISRGTAHFLTCKEPNYQQSLFTVLSTLMTDRNIEDSDIESAPKLIEVVFQNCKGQVDQWVEPYLRLTIDRLQRAETSYLKSLLIQVVANMLYYNPGLTLGVLHNTGLASTVFDHWFQMLQQKRKSGLPANFKREHDKKVCCLGLTSLLALPGGQFPDEALQRVFRATLDLLVAYKNQIAEAAKETEVDYENELNGLESDEDDDDDGSDGEMGMDDTEDGDEAESKKLKKLAAQAKAFGYDDEDDDDSDDDDFSDEEEFQSPIDEVDAFVFFVDAIRVMQASDAQRFQNLNQSLDFNYQAIANGIAQHAEVRRVEMEKEKQKKAAEAAATPVPAI, encoded by the exons ATGGATCTGCCAAGCCTCGCTTTGATCCTCCGAGCCGCCGCGCTCAGCCCCAATCCCGATGAACGCAAAGCTTCTGAGCAGCAACTCAATCAG TTGCAGCACACGCCACAGCACTTGGTGAGATTGTTGCAGATAGCCGTGGATGGGAACTGTGACATGGCAGTGCGTCAGATTGCTAGTATTCAGTTCAAGAACTTCATTGCTAAGAACTGGTCACCTGATGATTCtg GAGAGCAGCCGATGATATTGCAAAGCGACAAAGAATTGGTGAGGGACAACATCCTCGTCTATGTCACCCAAGTTCCGACCTTACTCAG ATCACAACTTGGAGAGTCCCTCAAGACAATCATATATGCTGACTACCCAGAGCAATGGCCACGGCTTCTAGATTGGGTGAAGTACAACTTGCAAAATCAACAAATTTATGGAGCTTTGTTTGTGTTACGGATACTCTCCAGGAAATATGA GTTCAAGTCAGACGAGGAGCGGACACCAGTTTCCCGCATTGTGGAGGAGACATTTCCTctacttttgactatttttaATGGACTTATCCAGATAGAAAATCCCTCACTCGAGATAGCAGAGTTAATGAAGCTGATATgcaaaatattttggtcatcaATATAT CTGGAGCTCCCAAAGCAATTATTTGATATTAACGTATTCAATGCCTGGATGGTTCTGTTCTTGAGTGTTTCGGAGCGTCCTGTTCCAGTTGAAGGTCAGCCTATGGATCCGGAACTTAGAAAATCTTGGGGCTGGTGGAAGGTCAAGAAGTGGACAGTGCACATCTTAAACAGGATCTATAGTCG GTTTGGAGACCCAAAACTTCAAACTCCAGAAAACAAGCCTTTCGcccaaatgtttcaaaaaaattatgccGGCAGAATTTTGGAAGGCCACCTAAATTGTCTGAATACTATTCGTGTTGGAGGTTATCTTCCCGACAGAGTTACCAATCTTCTCCTTCAGTACTTAAGTAACAG CATTTCAAAGAGTAGCATGTACAAATTGCTGCTACCTCGGCTGGATGTTCTGCTTTTTGAGATTGTTTTCCCTCTAATGTGCTTTAACGACTCTGATCAAAAACTTTGGGAGGAAGACCCACATGAATACGTGAGGAAGGGTTACA ATATCATTGAAGACCTGTACAGTCCGCGAACAGCGTCTATGGATTTTGTAAATGAATTGGTTCGAAAACGTGGGAAAGATAACCTCCCAAAGTTTGTTCAGTTTGTTGTAGGGATCTTCAGGAG TTATGACGAAGCTCCTGCTCAACATAAGCCATATCGTCAAAAAGATGGCGCTATGCTTGCTGTTGGAGCTCTTTGTGATAAACTGAAGCAAACTGATCCCTATAAATCTGAACTAGAGCATATGTTGGTACAACATATTTTTCCTGAATTCAGTAGTCCAGCTGGACATCTTAGAGCAAAG GCTGCATGGGTAGCTGGACAGTATGCCCACATCAACTTCTCAGATCAGAACAACTTTCGCAAAGCATTGCACAGTGTTGTTTCGGGAATGCGTGATCCTGATCTCCCTGTCCGTGTTGATTCAGTTTTTGCATTACGTTCATTTGTTGAGGCCTGCAATG ATTTGAATGAGATACGCCCAATCCTCCCTCAGTTACTTGATG AATTTTTCAAACTCATGAATGAGGTAGAGAATGAAGACCTTGTTTTTACGTTGGAGACCATTGTCGATAAGTTTGGTGAGGAGATGGCTCCTTATGCTTTTGGATTATGCCAAAATCTG GCGGCTGCATTTTGGAGGTGCTTAAACACGTCAGAAGCCagtgatgatctagatgacGTGGGAGCTTTAGCTGCAGTCGGTTGTTTGCGTGCCATAAGTACAATCCTTGAATCTGTTAGCAGTCTTCCTCAGCTTTTTGTTGAGATAGAGCCAACGATACTTCCAATAATGCAGAAAATGTTGACCGCTGATGGCCAAG ACGTATTCGAAGAAGTTTTGGAGATTGCATCATACATCACCTTTTATTCACCTAACATTTCATTGGGCATGTGGAGTCTCTGGCCATTAATGGTGGAAGCCTTGGTCGATTGGGCAATTGATTTCTTTCCAA ATATTTTGGTTCCAATGGACAACTTTATATCGAGGGGAACTGCTCATTTCCTCACTTGCAAGGAGCCCAACTATCAGCAAAGTCTATTTACTGTTCTTTCAACT CTTATGACCGACAGAAACATAGAAGACAGTGATATTGAGTCTGCTCCAAAGCTTATTGAAGTTGTTTTCCAGAATTGCAAAGGGCAGGTGGATCAGTGGGTTGAACCATATCTTCGGCTCACGATTGATAGGTTACAACGAGCGGAGACTTCGTACCTAAAATCTCTTCTTATTCAAGTG GTGGCAAACATGCTTTACTACAATCCAGGTTTGACGCTTGGTGTGTTGCATAACACAGGACTTGCTTCTACTGTGTTTGATCATTGGTTCCAGATGTTgcaacaaaaaagaaagagtgGCCTGCCAGCAAATTTCAAAAG GGAACACGATAAAAAGGTTTGCTGCTTGGGTTTGACTTCATTACTTGCTCTCCCGGGTGGTCAATTCCCCGACGAAGCGCTGCAGCGTGTTTTCAGGGCAACACTTGATCTTCTAGTTGCATATAAGAATCAGATAGCTG AAGCAGCAAAGGAGACAGAAGTAGATTATGAGAATGAGTTGAATGGACTCGAGAGTGAtgaagacgatgatgatgatggttctGATGGGGAGATGGGGATGGATGATACCGAGGACGGAGATGAAGCAGAAAGCAAGAAACTGAAGAAGTTAGCTGCACAG GCAAAGGCCTTCGGatatgatgatgaagatgacgatgattctgatgatgatgactttAGCGACGAAGAAGAGTTCCAGTCACCCATCGATGAGGTGGATGCCTTTGTATTCTTTGTCGACGCAATCAGAG TTATGCAGGCGTCAGATGCGCAGAGGTTTCAGAACCTTAACCAGTCACTGGACTTCAATTATCAGGCGATCGCAAACGGAATAGCACAGCACGCAGAGGTGAGAAGAGTGGAGATGGAGAAAGAGAAGCAAAAGAAGGCAGCAGAAGCTGCTGCTACTCCTGTTCCTGCTATATGA
- the LOC106453598 gene encoding mitogen-activated protein kinase kinase kinase 20-like: MERLSQRTKFVKSLGKGSFGSVNLIKFTKPDGSKPYYHAVKSSNAQDFESLYNEFQILSKLRDCPRIVQTYGTSLERGVNDNGTRVYNMSMEYAAGGSLTSFMETRSLTDTMIRDFTCMILEGLVSVHDHGYVHCDLKPDNLLLFPRDDVGVTKEVSYELKLSDFGMSTEAGEESVFWEFDSPYLGTPLYMSPESVHYGVAEKSLDLWSLGCVVLEMYTGKSPWPFQDSDELLRHLLDEKAPEIPESLPWEARQFLQTCFARDPVERGSASELLKHPFLLPEVSDEKRVMVTGAGSRIKSVAVMKSRVIMKKPIRVKILPPKTPRFKKVLNRPLRLKTIPPKPPGFNLVFVQSFCLSVSVCSVALLLGGRWCRAN; the protein is encoded by the exons ATGGAACGTCTAAGCCAACG TACGAAATTTGTGAAGTCGTTAGGCAAAGGTTCGTTTGGTTCCGTCAATCTCATCAAGTTCACTAAACCCGACGGCTCGAAGCCATACTACCACGCCGTGAAAAGCTCAAACGCACAAGACTTCGAATCTCTCTACAACGAGTTTCAGATTCTGTCTAAACTTAGAGATTGTCCGAGAATTGTGCAAACATATGGTACATCTCTCGAGAGAGGTGTGAATGATAAcggaacaagagtttataacaTGTCGATGGAGTACGCAGCTGGCGGAAGTTTAACTTCGTTCATGGAAACAAGGTCGTTGACGGATACGATGATCAGAGACTTCACTTGTATGATTCTTGAAGGACTTGTCTCTGTTCATGATCACGGATACGTCCACTGCGATCTCAAACCGGACAATCTTCTCTTGTTTCCACGTGATGATGTTGGTGTAACGAAAGAAGTTTCGTATGAGTTGAAGCTTTCAGACTTTGGGATGTCGACAGAAGCTGGAGAGGAGTCGGTGTTTTGGGAGTTTGATTCTCCATACTTGGGAACGCCTCTTTACATGTCTCCTGAGTCTGTTCACTACGGCGTCGCGGAGAAGTCGTTAGACTTGTGGTCGCTAGGTTGTGTTGTGTTGGAGATGTACACAGGAAAGTCTCCGTGGCCGTTCCAGGACTCGGACGAGCTTTTGCGTCATTTATTGGATGAGAAAGCGCCAGAGATTCCAGAGTCTCTTCCTTGGGAGGCAAGGCAGTTTCTGCAAACGTGTTTCGCAAGAGATCCTGTGGAGAGGGGAAGTGCTTCGGAGCTGTTGAAGCATCCGTTTCTTCTTCCGGAAGTTTCTGATGAGAAGAGAGTGATGGTTACAGGCGCCGGAAGTAGGATAAAGTCGGTGGCTGTAATGAAGTCTAGGGTTATAATGAAGAAGCCAATAAGAGTGAAAATTCTTCCACCAAAGACGCCACGGTTTAAGAAAGTTTTGAATAGACCCTTAAGGCTGAAGACTATACCTCCAAAACCCCCAGGATTCAATCTCGTGTTTGTTCAGTCGTTTTGTCTCAGTGTATCAGTGTGTTCTGTCGCTTTGTTACTTGGTGGTAGATGGTGTAGAGCAAATTAA
- the LOC106419611 gene encoding mitogen-activated protein kinase kinase kinase 20-like, with protein sequence MMEFVKSLGKGSGGSVNLIRVTTPDGSNPHYHAVKSSNYYDYLHDEFQILSKLRDCPGIVQTFGASLSRGFNVHGRKVYSMSMEYAAGGNLTSFIETRSLTDTMIRDFTRMILQGLVAVHDLGYVHCDLKPDNLLVFPRDVNVGVMNEVSYELKISDFGLSTEVGEDSKFWEFDSPYLGTPLYMSPESVRYGVAKKSLDLWSLGCVVLEMHTGKPPWPFQDSKEFLRHLLDDKAPEVPEYVPWEARQFLETCFARNPVERGSASGLLKHPFLMRTDGH encoded by the coding sequence ATGATGGAGTTTGTGAAATCGTTGGGCAAAGGTTCGGGTGGTTCTGTCAATCTCATCAGAGTCACTACACCCGACGGCTCGAACCCGCACTACCACGCCGTGAAAAGCTCAAACTACTACGACTATCTCCACGACGAGTTTCAGATTCTATCTAAGCTCAGAGATTGTCCCGGAATCGTGCAAACCTTTGGAGCATCTCTGTCGAGAGGTTTCAATGTTCACGGGAGAAAAGTTTACAGCATGTCGATGGAGTACGCAGCTGGTGGAAATTTAACTTCTTTCATAGAAACAAGGTCGTTGACGGATACGATGATCAGAGACTTCACTCGTATGATTCTTCAAGGACTCGTCGCTGTTCATGATCTCGGATACGTCCACTGCGATCTCAAACCGGACAATCTTCTCGTGTTTCCACGTGATGTTAATGTTGGTGTGATGAACGAAGTTTCGTACGAGTTGAAGATTTCTGATTTTGGACTGTCGACAGAAGTTGGAGAAGACTCGAAGTTTTGGGAGTTTGATTCTCCCTACTTGGGAACGCCTCTTTACATGTCGCCCGAGTCTGTTCGTTACGGCGTGGCGAAGAAGTCGTTAGACTTGTGGTCGCTAGGTTGCGTTGTGTTGGAGATGCACACAGGAAAGCCTCCGTGGCCGTTCCAAGACTCGAAGGAGTTTTTGCGTCATTTGTTGGATGACAAGGCACCAGAGGTTCCAGAgtatgttccttgggaagcacGGCAGTTTCTAGAGACGTGTTTCGCAAGGAATCCTGTGGAGAGAGGAAGCGCTTCGGGTCTGTTGAAGCATCCGTTTCTGATGAGAACAGATGGTCACTAA